A genome region from Euphorbia lathyris chromosome 4, ddEupLath1.1, whole genome shotgun sequence includes the following:
- the LOC136227383 gene encoding multiple organellar RNA editing factor 1, mitochondrial-like, which produces MALQSTRLRRGLTSLSALHRSLYSPVIQTSSPIPRSFIYPSPSAQLSVSVPLQSRSFTGSRVCLSSSGKQYKVYKEGDEITEDTVLFEGCDFNHWLITVDFPKDSPPTPEEMVATYERICAQGLNISIEEAKKKIYACSTTTYNGFQAVMTEEESERFKDVPGVVFVLPDSYIDPQNKQYGGDKYEYGVITPRPPPYQNKRAGRFNDRNRNPNQPRYDQRGGAAPNQGGNPQYNQQGHTQGGGNYGAPQSYPPRQSYGPPGQGERMPMNNNYQENRGGSFQGNYNQGQQGAHYPQDRVGGPYQGRGQQGAHYPQAGVGGPYQGQGQQQYPQVGQRNFRQDTQNFSPGHIGTQEQGANAGYRQGYPAEDQSFSQMGQKNKHGEQPPYPPPMGQTGTNQVRY; this is translated from the exons ATGGCTCTGCAATCCACCCGCCTCCGTCGAGGTCTTACCTCACTCTCCGCTCTCCACCGCTCTCTTTACTCTCCGGTCATCCAAACTTCCTCTCCTATTCCCCGAAGCTTCATTTATCCATCCCCGTCGGCACAATTGTCGGTATCTGTGCCCCTCCAATCTCGGTCGTTCACGGGATCGCGCGTTTGTCTCTCTTCTTCGGGGAAACAGTACAAGGTTTACAAGGAGGGAGATGAGATTACGGAGGATACGGTGCTTTTCGAGGGCTGCGATTTCAATCACTGGCTTATTACTGTAGATTTTCCCAAGGACTCGCCTCCGACACCCGAAGAGATGGTTGCCACTTACGAGCGTATCTGCGCCCAGGGGCTGAACATCAG CATTGAGGAAGCAAAGAAAAAGATTTATGCTTGTAGCACCACAACTTATAATGGCTTTCAGGCTGTGATGACAGAAGAAGAGTCAGAGAGGTTTAAAG ATGTTCCTGGAGTTGTTTTTGTATTACCAGATTCTTATATCGATCCACAGAATAAGCAATATGGAG GAGACAAATATGAATATGGAGTAATAACCCCAAGACCGCCTCCTTATCAGAATAAAAGGGCTGGAAGATTCAATGACAGAAATAGAAACCCTAACCAACCAAGATATGACCAGCGAGGAGGTGCAGCACCAAATCAAGGTGGCAATCCGCAGTATAATCAACAAGGACATACTCAAGGTGGTGGGAACTATGGAGCTCCACAAAGTTATCCACCAAGGCAAAGTTATGGACCTCCAGGTCAAGGAGAGAGGATGCCGATGAATAACAATTACCAGGAAAATAGAGGAGGTTCATTTCAGGGCAACTATAACCAAGGACAGCAGGGCGCTCACTATCCGCAAGATCGAGTAGGAGGTCCATATCAAGGCCGAGGACAGCAGGGTGCTCATTATCCCCAAGCTGGAGTAGGAGGTCCATATCAAGGTCAAGGACAGCAGCAATATCCCCAAGTAGGTCAGAGGAATTTTAGACAAGACACCCAAAATTTTTCTCCTGGACACATCGGAACTCAAGAACAGGGTGCAAATGCTGGCTACAGACAGGGGTACCCAGCTGAAGACCAAAGTTTCTCACAAATGGGACAAAAGAACAAGCATGGGGAGCAGCCACCTTATCCACCACCGATGGGGCAAACTGGGACAAACCAG GTTAGATATTAG